From a single Bacillus gobiensis genomic region:
- a CDS encoding PTS transporter subunit EIIC, producing MKIYFSFNFVQRIGKAMMTVVLILPLVSILMGIGGILINPNIQQIFPFLSSKGFQAAGLLLQSSGQAVFANLSVLFAVAIAASWTNKAMAGLSALISFFIMHTVISTLLKINELQVSEKMIGTELGIQTLQLGVFGGIFIGFLTAYLYNKFHKIELPEAISLFGGERFVPIISSFGAIISAVIFYFIWPSVQQAIGLMGGFVANHTNPFTVGLYGGSVKLLIPFGLHHIYNAPLLFTDIGGVYQTADGAKIAGDQNIYIAQVMDALRNPSVPITGGAYIGGKFIPVMFGLPGAALAMYHCAKNDKKKKTKALLIAATIPVFLTGITEPLEYTFLFVAPFLYVVYAILTGTAFALANALDIHAGYAGGSGFIDFILFNALPNLNHNWVTILILGVIYFFIFYFVFRFLIRTFDYKTPGREPDVEETRLYTKKDLETKKSKKTADQAIEVLAALGGKENISNLDACITRLRVGVKDVNKVDDSRLKELGAAGVLKINDGVQAVFGAKASTLKSQIDEIM from the coding sequence ATGAAAATCTATTTTTCTTTTAATTTTGTCCAGCGAATCGGTAAGGCTATGATGACTGTAGTTTTAATCCTTCCGTTAGTCTCAATACTAATGGGCATTGGCGGTATTCTTATTAATCCTAATATTCAGCAGATCTTTCCGTTTTTGTCTTCGAAAGGATTCCAAGCCGCTGGATTACTTTTACAAAGCTCTGGCCAGGCCGTCTTCGCAAACCTTTCTGTCCTTTTTGCTGTGGCAATTGCTGCAAGCTGGACAAATAAGGCGATGGCCGGATTATCAGCACTTATTTCATTTTTCATTATGCATACGGTTATTAGCACGCTTCTTAAAATTAATGAACTGCAAGTATCTGAAAAGATGATTGGAACGGAATTAGGGATACAAACCCTCCAATTAGGCGTTTTCGGCGGAATTTTCATCGGCTTTTTAACTGCCTATCTCTATAATAAATTCCACAAAATTGAGCTTCCTGAAGCCATTTCTCTTTTTGGCGGAGAAAGATTTGTTCCTATCATCTCATCATTTGGAGCAATTATTTCTGCTGTTATTTTTTATTTCATATGGCCCTCCGTTCAACAAGCAATTGGATTGATGGGAGGATTTGTAGCTAATCATACGAATCCTTTCACAGTAGGTTTATACGGGGGAAGCGTAAAGCTGCTCATTCCCTTTGGGTTGCATCACATTTATAATGCTCCTCTTCTTTTTACTGATATCGGCGGAGTCTATCAAACAGCAGATGGGGCTAAAATTGCCGGGGACCAAAACATCTATATTGCACAAGTGATGGATGCCTTAAGAAATCCATCGGTCCCCATTACCGGCGGAGCCTACATTGGAGGAAAGTTTATCCCGGTTATGTTCGGCCTTCCCGGTGCAGCCCTAGCTATGTATCATTGTGCGAAAAACGACAAAAAGAAAAAGACAAAAGCTTTACTTATAGCAGCAACCATTCCTGTATTTTTAACTGGCATTACTGAACCACTAGAGTATACATTCCTCTTCGTGGCGCCTTTCTTGTATGTTGTTTATGCGATCTTAACCGGAACCGCATTCGCTTTAGCTAATGCCCTGGATATTCACGCAGGATATGCCGGCGGCTCCGGATTTATTGATTTTATCTTGTTTAATGCACTGCCTAACCTTAATCACAATTGGGTTACGATTCTAATTCTAGGAGTCATCTACTTTTTCATTTTCTATTTTGTGTTTAGATTTTTGATTCGAACATTCGATTATAAAACTCCCGGACGGGAACCAGATGTAGAAGAAACTCGCCTTTATACCAAAAAGGATCTAGAAACGAAAAAAAGTAAAAAGACGGCGGATCAAGCAATCGAAGTGTTGGCGGCACTTGGCGGCAAAGAGAATATCAGTAACTTGGATGCTTGTATTACTCGATTAAGGGTAGGTGTGAAAGACGTAAACAAAGTTGACGATTCACGCCTAAAAGAACTTGGAGCAGCTGGTGTTTTGAAAATAAACGATGGAGTACAAGCGGTTTTTGGCGCTAAAGCATCGACTTTAAAGTCTCAGATAGATGAAATCATGTAA
- a CDS encoding formylglycine-generating enzyme family protein: MKSDKLPSCCVITRGEIKHKSDFIQDSDGNDNVNKEEMVLIQGGDFLMGTNDKEGFPLDGEGPVRSVEVESFYIDVCTVTNGNFQEFINSTGYVTDAERYGWSFVFYQFVSNEAAQRADRVSQTPWWLKIDGACWKHPEGEDSSIHDRMDHPVVHVSWNDTAAYCAWAGKRLPTEAEWEYAARGGLVQKKYPWGDELQPNGEHYCNIWQGEFPNINTKDDGFAGTAPAKSFPPNGYGLYNLSGNVWEWCTDNFRSKFQPFGQEEMKVIRGGSYLCHDSYCNRYRVAARTSNTPDSSTGHMGFRCAADC; encoded by the coding sequence ATGAAGAGTGATAAATTACCGTCATGCTGCGTGATTACTAGAGGTGAAATAAAGCATAAATCAGACTTCATACAAGATTCAGACGGGAATGATAATGTTAATAAAGAAGAAATGGTGCTGATTCAAGGCGGCGATTTTTTAATGGGAACAAACGATAAAGAAGGTTTTCCACTAGATGGAGAAGGTCCTGTTCGAAGTGTAGAAGTCGAATCGTTTTATATAGATGTTTGCACTGTAACTAATGGAAATTTCCAGGAATTTATTAACAGTACGGGATATGTAACTGATGCAGAAAGGTATGGATGGTCTTTCGTCTTCTATCAATTTGTTTCTAATGAGGCTGCTCAACGTGCAGATCGGGTGAGTCAGACCCCTTGGTGGTTAAAGATTGATGGGGCATGCTGGAAACATCCAGAAGGGGAAGATTCCAGCATTCATGATCGAATGGATCATCCGGTAGTCCATGTTTCTTGGAACGATACAGCTGCTTATTGTGCGTGGGCAGGAAAACGCCTTCCTACCGAAGCCGAATGGGAATATGCAGCTCGCGGGGGATTGGTTCAAAAAAAATATCCATGGGGAGATGAATTACAGCCAAACGGAGAACATTACTGTAATATTTGGCAGGGTGAGTTTCCAAATATCAATACAAAAGATGATGGTTTCGCAGGAACGGCTCCAGCTAAATCGTTTCCTCCAAATGGATATGGCCTTTATAATCTTTCGGGAAATGTGTGGGAATGGTGCACGGATAATTTCCGCTCAAAATTTCAACCTTTTGGGCAGGAAGAAATGAAAGTCATTCGAGGCGGCTCGTATCTTTGTCACGATTCCTATTGCAATCGATATCGTGTCGCTGCTAGAACCTCTAACACCCCAGACAGCTCTACTGGGCATATGGGGTTTCGTTGTGCAGCTGATTGTTGA
- a CDS encoding DUF6884 domain-containing protein: protein MKRLCVLPCGAKKIWDVEPDTGSIQAEHAYLSPFHRACQRYAKTFFHDWVILSGKHGFLKPDDCVPENYDVTFGTNQPEIIRMGDLKQQYETKHLDQFDEIVVLGGRKFRPIIDEVFQEPHKVRYPLSKYKGIGYMLKALNEAVEREEEINN from the coding sequence TTGAAGCGATTATGTGTGCTACCGTGCGGAGCGAAGAAGATATGGGACGTGGAGCCCGATACTGGCAGCATTCAAGCTGAACATGCGTATTTAAGTCCGTTCCATCGTGCCTGTCAAAGATATGCCAAAACATTTTTTCACGACTGGGTTATCCTTTCCGGAAAACATGGCTTCTTAAAACCGGATGACTGCGTTCCCGAAAATTACGACGTGACGTTTGGGACAAACCAACCGGAAATCATTCGAATGGGCGACCTTAAACAGCAGTATGAAACAAAGCATCTGGATCAATTTGATGAGATTGTTGTCTTGGGAGGCAGAAAGTTTCGCCCGATTATCGATGAAGTCTTTCAAGAGCCGCATAAGGTTCGTTATCCATTATCGAAATATAAAGGGATTGGCTATATGCTAAAGGCGTTGAATGAAGCGGTGGAGAGGGAAGAAGAAATAAATAATTAA
- a CDS encoding sulfatase family protein, whose product MSQPNIIVMISHDTGRYLGCYGHHVQTPHIDRLAFKGIRFEQYFCPAPQCSPSRGSILTGRYPHNNGLIGLAHLGFHINGEITTIPKEFQKAGYETSLIGLSHETIGESAPIEERVFSSTYKLGYDRFIEVEGDRAPKVADQAIDFLQEKSADSNQPFYLNIGFFETHREFDEYEPYADKTTEVSVLPYLPDTPNTRKDLSQMNGSVKVLDKAIGRILHTLNETGLQDNTIVVYTTDHGIAFPRAKGTFKEAGLETALIIYHPEYIQEGKTNSDLLCNIDLMPTILELAGIAIPEDLDGKSFAKVFSEDDAKIRDEFFCELTWHDRYHPMRGIRTDRYKYVKNFENGPKIYMPLDAHKSLSGQEVREEYYVPNELEELYDLEQDPLEQSNLIADEKYKEIAIELRQKVQRWMEETNDPLLNGPVPGTGSKRWEEEIKAGRAH is encoded by the coding sequence ATGTCTCAACCAAATATTATTGTAATGATTTCTCATGATACAGGTAGATATCTGGGCTGTTATGGCCATCATGTACAAACACCCCATATTGATAGATTGGCTTTTAAAGGAATAAGGTTCGAGCAGTATTTTTGTCCCGCTCCTCAGTGCAGTCCCAGCAGAGGCAGTATCTTAACCGGACGGTATCCCCACAACAATGGTTTAATAGGCTTGGCTCATTTAGGGTTTCATATTAACGGAGAAATTACAACTATCCCGAAAGAATTCCAAAAAGCAGGATATGAAACATCTTTGATCGGCTTAAGTCATGAAACGATCGGAGAATCTGCACCTATCGAAGAAAGGGTGTTCAGCTCCACTTACAAGCTTGGATACGATCGTTTCATTGAAGTGGAAGGGGATAGAGCTCCCAAAGTTGCTGATCAGGCGATTGATTTTTTACAAGAAAAATCAGCTGATTCCAACCAGCCTTTCTATTTAAATATAGGATTTTTTGAAACTCACCGAGAATTTGATGAATATGAGCCTTATGCTGATAAAACAACAGAAGTCAGCGTTTTGCCGTACCTTCCTGATACTCCAAATACCCGTAAGGATCTTTCACAAATGAATGGATCCGTCAAAGTATTGGACAAGGCGATCGGACGTATCCTCCATACGTTGAACGAAACAGGCCTGCAAGATAACACTATTGTAGTTTATACGACAGATCACGGCATTGCTTTTCCACGAGCAAAAGGAACATTTAAAGAAGCAGGATTGGAAACGGCTCTCATTATCTATCATCCTGAATACATCCAAGAAGGGAAAACGAACTCTGATCTTCTGTGTAATATCGATTTAATGCCGACCATTTTGGAACTTGCCGGAATCGCGATCCCTGAAGACTTGGACGGTAAAAGCTTTGCCAAAGTCTTTAGTGAAGACGATGCAAAGATTCGTGACGAGTTTTTCTGTGAACTAACGTGGCATGATCGCTATCATCCTATGAGGGGTATTCGAACCGATCGGTACAAATACGTAAAAAATTTCGAGAACGGGCCGAAAATTTATATGCCGCTGGATGCCCATAAAAGCTTATCCGGTCAAGAAGTCCGTGAAGAATATTATGTTCCTAATGAACTTGAAGAACTGTACGATCTAGAGCAGGATCCGTTAGAACAATCAAATCTTATTGCCGATGAAAAATATAAAGAAATTGCAATAGAGCTGCGCCAAAAGGTTCAAAGATGGATGGAAGAGACGAATGATCCGCTTTTGAACGGGCCTGTCCCGGGTACCGGCTCTAAAAGATGGGAGGAAGAAATAAAAGCGGGAAGAGCTCATTAA
- a CDS encoding proline dehydrogenase family protein: MELVTRDFFLFLSKNNVMNRMAKNWGIGFVRGKMIGGNNFNESLVYIKKLNDQGMTATVDHLGEFVGSSEVARERAEEVIHTIETIARENVNAQVSLKMTSLGLDIDEKLVRENMTRILETAEKHQIMVTIDMEDEARCQKTLDIFKEFRLRYSNVSTVIQAYLYRSESDLDELNPLRPFLRLVKGAYKESPKVAFPDKSDVDQNYKTLIRKQLLSGNYTAIATHDDHMIAYAKQLAKDNQIPASQFEFQMLYGMRNATQQALVKDGYNVRVYVPYGDDWYGYFMRRLAERPANIAFAFKGMTKK, encoded by the coding sequence ATCGAATTGGTGACAAGAGATTTTTTCTTATTTTTGTCGAAAAACAATGTGATGAATCGAATGGCTAAAAACTGGGGCATTGGATTTGTCAGAGGGAAAATGATTGGCGGAAATAATTTCAATGAGTCTTTAGTATATATAAAGAAACTCAATGACCAAGGAATGACCGCTACAGTTGACCATCTAGGCGAGTTTGTGGGAAGCAGCGAGGTAGCAAGGGAACGGGCAGAAGAAGTCATTCATACCATTGAAACGATTGCCAGAGAAAATGTGAACGCCCAGGTTTCCTTAAAAATGACATCGCTTGGACTTGATATTGATGAAAAGCTTGTACGGGAAAACATGACAAGGATCCTCGAGACGGCAGAAAAGCATCAAATCATGGTGACGATTGATATGGAGGATGAAGCCCGCTGCCAGAAAACCCTAGATATTTTTAAGGAATTCAGGTTACGTTACTCGAACGTCAGCACTGTCATTCAAGCCTATCTCTACAGAAGCGAGAGCGATTTGGATGAGTTGAATCCGCTCCGGCCATTTTTGCGGCTAGTAAAAGGAGCGTATAAGGAATCTCCTAAGGTCGCTTTTCCTGATAAAAGCGATGTTGATCAGAATTATAAAACATTGATCAGGAAACAGCTTCTCAGCGGAAATTATACAGCAATAGCAACACATGATGATCATATGATTGCGTATGCGAAACAGCTAGCCAAAGACAATCAAATTCCCGCGAGCCAATTCGAATTTCAAATGCTTTACGGCATGCGGAACGCAACACAGCAAGCACTGGTGAAGGACGGTTATAACGTAAGAGTGTATGTTCCTTACGGGGACGACTGGTACGGCTACTTTATGCGACGTCTAGCTGAACGGCCGGCGAATATCGCATTTGCTTTTAAAGGAATGACGAAAAAATAG